aagatggagaacctctatacagtcagcaaaaacaacactgggagctgactgtggctcagatcatgaactccttcttgccaaattcagacttaaattgaagaaagtagggaaaaccactagaccattcaggtatgacctaaatcaaatcccttacgattacacagtagaagtgagaaatagatttaagggactagatctgatagacagagtacctaaaGAACTATGATTGGAGGTCCCTGACATTGTAGagaagacaggaatcaagaccatctccaagaaaaagatgtgcaaagaagcaaaatggctatctgaggacatcttacaaatagctcagaaaagaagcaaaaagcaaaggagaaaaggaaagatatacctatttgaatgaagagttctaaagaatagcaaggagagataagaaagccttccttagtgatcagtgcaaagaaatagaggaaagcaatagaatgggaaagactagagatctcgtcaagaaaatcagagataccaagggaccatttcatgcatagatgggcagaataaaggatagaaatggtatggacctaacagaagcaaaagatattaagaagaggtggcaggaatacacaaaagaactatacaaaaaaaaaaaaaaatcttcatgacccagataataaagactgtatgatcactcacctagagccagacatcctggaatgtgaagtcaagtggaccttaggaagcatcactacgaacaaagctagtgaaggtgatggaattccagttgagttatttcaaatcctgaaagatgatgctgtgaatgtgctgcactcaatatgccagcaaatttggaaaactcagcagtggccacaggactggaaatgataagttttcattccaatcccaaagaaaggcaatgccaaagaaagctcaaactactacacaattgtactcatctcacatactagtaaagtaatgcttaaaattcttcaagccaggcttcagcagacatgagccatgaacttccagatgttcaagctggatttagaaaaggcagaggaactagagatcaaattgccaacatccattagatcatcaaaaaagcaagagaaaaacatagatctctgctttattgactatgtcaaagcctttgactgtgtggatcacaacaaactgtggaaaattcttaaagagatgggaatatcagaccaccttgcATGCCTCTtaagatatctgtatgcaggtcaggaagcaacagttagaactggacatgaaacagcagactggttccaaatcgggaaagaagtatgtcaaggctgtaattGTTaccttgcttttttaacttatatgcagagtacatcatgagaaacactaggccagatgaagcacaagctggaatcaagattgctgggagaaatatccataacctcagatatgcagatgatatcacctttacggcagaaagcgacaaagaactaaagaacctcttgatgaaagtgaaagaggagagtgaaaaagtggcttaaagctgaacattcagaaaactaagattatggtatctggtcacatcacttcatggcaaatagatggggaaacagtggaaacagtgactgactttttggggggggggcctccaaaatcactgcaaatggtcactgcagccatgaaataaaaagacgcttacttgttggaagaaacgttatggccaacctatacagcatattaaaaagcagaaacattactttgccaacaaaggtccatctagtcaaagctatggtttttccagtagtcatgtacggatgtgagagttggactataaagaaagctgagcgcagaagaattgatgcttttgaactgtgaagttggagaagactcttgacagttccttggactgtaaggagatccaaccagtccaccctaaaggaaattagttgaatatttattggaaggactgaagttgaagctgaaattccaatactttgaccacctaatgtgaagaactgactcatttgaaaagaccctaatgctgggaaggactgagggcagaaagagaaggggacgacagagaatgagatggttggatggcatcaccatccaaCCAAActagatagacatgagtttgagcaggctccaggagctggggatggacagagaggcctggcatgctacagtccaggggttgcaaagagctggacaggactgagaaactgtactgaactgaactgaggcaaagATATCCTTATAGCTTTCTCTTAGAACTTATATAGTGCCAGGTGAACTAGACCATCCAGGTGAACTAAAGCATCTTTGGATTGGCTAAAATGCTCAAAGTCTGAAGAGACTTCTATTCATGAACCCAAGTTGGAGTGTTTAAAGAGGCAGTGCATCAGCAAGCTCCATGTTCGATTTCGTATTTGCTTTATCCTCAGGCCATAGATGATGGGGTTTAAGGTAGGTGGGATGATCAGATACAAGTCAGCTAACAGCACTTGGATGTGCACAGGCATTATGTCTTTCCCTAGCCAAGGCACATAGATGGATGCCATCCCAGGTAGGTAGTACAGAGCCATAACCCCCACATGGGAGCCACACGTACTTAATGCTTTTAACTGAGCATTCTTTGAGGAGAGACTGaatactgcctggagaatcaggATATAGGAGGCAGCAATAAAGGCCACATCAGAACCCACAATAATGGAGGTACCAATCAGACTGTAGAGACTACTGGGCCTGGGGTCGGCACAAGCCAACTTGGCCACAGCTATGTGCTCACAGTAGGAATGGAGAACCATGTTGGAGCCACAGAAGGGCAGATGACTCACCATCCAGCTCAGGGGAGTCATGAATACAGTCGCTCTGATGGTGATAGTCACACTTATTCCCAGCATCACTCGAGGTGTGAGAATTCTCTTATAGTGTAGGggcttacagatggccacatagcggtcaaaaGCCATGGCCAGCAGCAGCCCCGACTCCACAGCTGTGGCTGCATGGACAAAATACATCTGAGTGAAACAAGCATTAAAGCTGATGGTGTTGTCTCCTGAGGAGAAGATGCTCACCATATTGGGCACCACTGAGGAGGCCATCACCATGTCCACGGCAGCCAGAACACACAGGAAACAGTACATGGGCTCCTGTAGAGTGGAATCCATCCAGATGATAGTCACTATGAGGGTGTTTGCTAACAGGGCTGTGGTATACATGATGCTCAGTGAGACAGCCAGCCAAAGATGTGAAGACTGCAAACCTGGGATACCCACCAGGATGAAGGTGGCAGGGGCTTCCGTTGTATGGTTGTAGGGTAACCCCAGCATCACAGATGAGACTGCTTTCCTGTTAATGTATAAAATTAGGTAAGAAAAGGATACAATCCTGTAAGATGTGTTCCCAGCTCTGGTGTTAAAAGGGCCTGATGTTATTCTCAACTCAGTGGGCCGCAGGTTTAAGGAACTGACATGTGACAAAGTTTTCCTGCTCCACCTTCCATCGTTCTCAGTATTCTTTGCCTTACGAATTTCTATCACTATTCAAAGATCTTGAGTTACATCCCTTGGGAAgtcttctctactttctgccCCATCTCATCACAAAACTAAGTTAGGTAGCTTCAGAACTTTTATGGGCTCTCATCTGTGCTTACCTCTGAGGGACCTAAACTGATCATTCCAGTATCATACATGTGACTATTGTATTCAATCATGTGTATCTTGTTCATGGCCTTATAAATTATACCAAGTGTGTGACCCAGATGTGTTGTGCACAAGTCCATTAAGAGAGAATACGTGTGCTCATTATAGCaaaaagttgaatgaatgaaaaatcagaggaaagaatgtttcttttatttctgtatgCTCCGTTCCTAATATATAATCAttgttgaatgaatcaatgaactTCCTAGATTTAACATGTAATGTTTTTcatcttctccttcctgaaactCTCACTACCCTAATACTACATCTCTCAGAGCCTCAGGCTAGTGGGTCACGACACTGATTGTGTGACTATTGGACTTTTCAGTACTCACATAAAGCCAAAAACTCTTTCCCAGGTGTCCGGGCAACCTTAAATAAAGAGTGTGTATTTGTCAAGCCTCCAGACTAGCCAGTGGTTAGTTATCACCTCCTGTCCCTCACTTCAGTCAGGGGCTAAAGGCTAAGAACTTTCCAGATCCTTGGACATTGTCTTCTCTTGATCATTCTTGGATTTCTCATCACTTCTGGCTCCTCCCTAAAAAAGTTGAGTAGGTAAGATTGATGGAGAACTGACTTCAGAATCCCATCAATGGCAGTAGCCATGCACTAGACCAACACTTACCTGGTTCTCAGTGCTAATCAGGCAACACACATTTGTCCCTTCCAGTTACCCCCTGGAGAGCCTACCACTAATTGACTCCACACCCAGGTACCAACAGAAACCTTGATGAGAGTCCTCAGAAGTTTTCTAAAAAGCCAAACTTATGGGATATAATTGAAAACCATGGTCTttattgaaacaaacaaacaaaaaaaaaccctaaacatAAGAAATGCCTTATAATGGAATAGACTAAATAAAGTAATGAGCTCTGTTTTATAGTCAGAGAACCTAACTGCATATAACCACTGGGTGAGACATCTTCAATGATAGAGCATGAGAAGATAAAGGAAAGCTTTTTAAAGTAGAACAATAGTGTAGagtgaaaagaaaattattcaggGTACTCTTAAGACTGCTATGTGTGGCCTGGATGCCATAAAGCCAAGATTGAGCATCTTTCCTTAAAGAGTTGAAGAGAATCTGAGGAATCAGAATGGCTCTTCCTGCTGTTTACCTCTGATCCAGGATCTTCCTCTCTGGATCCCCCCTGTATAAATCTACCTTTCTTCTGAGAGAAGTCTCATCTAGTGCCTGCCCATCCCTCCTCTCTAGCCTTGGCAAGTTGTCGCAGGTCATACCTTTCATTTCTGTGAGGTTTTAGTTCcctcattcctttttcttcttgcttAGTAGTGCTAGAGATTTACATGTCTTAATAGTCTGGTCCATTGGCAGAACATTTGATTTGGTGGGTCTGTTTATAAGTATTACTATCTTACTCTTCAGTCTGctgctactgaaaaaaaaaatttgctaagACCAACAATTACCTCCATCAGTGACATGTTGCCAGTCCAGtgttttcagtctttattttacTTGACCTATCCAGAACATTTAACACTGTTGcttgcttctttattttttggctaacTTTTGCTTGAAATATAGCATCCATATGGTAAAATGGACAGTCTAAGTTTTATTTGTGAGAACATGAACACACCCTCATGGCCACTACCAAGATCAAGAAATACAATTGCTTCCTGGTTCTTGAGGTGCATTCTTCTTGAGAAAGCTCTAGCCAAGCTCTCCTAAAACATTTCCAGACCACAATCTGCCTCTGCCTTCAACCCTGCAGAGACATTCACTTGAAGAGCTGGAGAGCCAATACTAAAGAAATGTaactaacctccaattaaaataaataaatttatactaaaaaattttaagaataaaaggaagaaagtttagaaaaaaaagaaaagcttagaTAAGACACTTAATAAGACAATCATAGGATATGTCaggatattttatttctattaaaggATGGGAAATACTCAATTCAAATGAAAATTGTCTTAAAGATAAAAGTAGTAATCTGTAATTCAGTCAAATGGAGCCTTTGTGTTCATGATAAATCAGTGTCTCCCCTCTATGACCAAAAGCACATGCTCCCAATCAGTCCTACTGCTCAGTTTCTATTCTCTCAACTCCCCCTAGTCCCTGAAAACCCTCT
This portion of the Bos taurus isolate L1 Dominette 01449 registration number 42190680 breed Hereford chromosome 15, ARS-UCD2.0, whole genome shotgun sequence genome encodes:
- the OR52I1 gene encoding olfactory receptor family 52 subfamily I member 1; amino-acid sequence: MLGLPYNHTTEAPATFILVGIPGLQSSHLWLAVSLSIMYTTALLANTLIVTIIWMDSTLQEPMYCFLCVLAAVDMVMASSVVPNMVSIFSSGDNTISFNACFTQMYFVHAATAVESGLLLAMAFDRYVAICKPLHYKRILTPRVMLGISVTITIRATVFMTPLSWMVSHLPFCGSNMVLHSYCEHIAVAKLACADPRPSSLYSLIGTSIIVGSDVAFIAASYILILQAVFSLSSKNAQLKALSTCGSHVGVMALYYLPGMASIYVPWLGKDIMPVHIQVLLADLYLIIPPTLNPIIYGLRIKQIRNRTWSLLMHCLFKHSNLGS